In Dioscorea cayenensis subsp. rotundata cultivar TDr96_F1 chromosome 11, TDr96_F1_v2_PseudoChromosome.rev07_lg8_w22 25.fasta, whole genome shotgun sequence, a single genomic region encodes these proteins:
- the LOC120271601 gene encoding uncharacterized protein LOC120271601, with amino-acid sequence MEVEAYDNDRIYKVRIPKWHYNHINILKELKEGDQVILFNSRLRLFSEKLKSRWFGPYIVTEVSPHCAVEITSLKKGTFKVNEHRPKPYFGVEASNDDAEIIFLREPHEIRYGPLNEEIDRQASQRDFP; translated from the exons ATGGAGGTTGAAGCATATGACAATGATAGGATTTACAAGGTGAGAATTCCGAAGTGGCATTACAATCATATCAACATTCTGAAAGAGTTAAAAGAAGGTGATCAAGTTATATTGTTCAATTCTCGGCTACGGCTATTTTCAGAGAAGCTCAAGTCTCGGTGGTTTGGGCCATATATTGTAACCGAAGTATCACCACATTGTGCTGTTGAAATTACTTCCCTGAAGAAGGGTACGTTTAAGGTGAATGAACACAGGCCTAAACCGTACTTTGGTGTAGAGGCTAGTAATGATGATGCGGAAATAATCTTTCTCCGTGAGCCCCATGAGATAAG atatggccCCCTGAACGAAGAAATCGACCGACAAGCATCCCAGAGAGACTTCCCCTGA